The following proteins are encoded in a genomic region of Bernardetia sp. MNP-M8:
- a CDS encoding SUMF1/EgtB/PvdO family nonheme iron enzyme — MSIKKLALFIFLFSVFACSSPYRAWQKQVNQKVKSHLAEKPSLPTPPNTVWIIDNLFMDKTEVVNLSYLEYLHYMGEDSSYQYYQNQIPTNGVWMDKEVPFLDSVKLSLSLGYLEYEGYRFLPVVGVSHQQAKNYCKWRSEIATQNFVSTREKKYRFEYRLPTEKEWEKSALSFIDTLNQENLKYGFDTSIISPSIFNLSQVLNKKRGDSTQIPPTAYAYAEPTTLLGLHHTIGNVAEMIEEEGIAKGGSWIHVPLQSTINERIRYRYPTSWLGFRCICEVKEIEN, encoded by the coding sequence ATGTCTATCAAAAAACTAGCTTTATTCATTTTTCTGTTTTCTGTTTTTGCTTGTTCTTCTCCTTATAGAGCTTGGCAAAAGCAAGTGAATCAAAAAGTCAAAAGTCATCTTGCTGAAAAGCCAAGTCTTCCCACTCCTCCCAACACAGTTTGGATAATTGATAATTTGTTTATGGACAAAACGGAAGTTGTAAATCTGTCTTATTTGGAATACTTGCATTATATGGGAGAGGATTCTTCCTATCAATATTATCAAAACCAGATTCCTACTAATGGCGTTTGGATGGATAAAGAAGTTCCTTTTTTAGACTCTGTCAAACTTTCGCTTTCACTGGGTTATCTTGAATATGAAGGGTATCGTTTTTTGCCTGTTGTGGGAGTTTCGCATCAGCAAGCTAAAAATTATTGTAAGTGGAGAAGTGAAATAGCAACACAGAATTTTGTGAGTACAAGAGAAAAAAAATATCGTTTTGAATACCGTTTGCCTACTGAAAAAGAATGGGAAAAATCTGCTTTATCTTTTATTGATACATTGAATCAAGAAAATTTGAAATATGGATTTGATACTTCCATTATTTCTCCTTCTATCTTCAATTTGAGTCAAGTTCTCAATAAAAAAAGAGGAGATTCTACTCAAATTCCTCCAACTGCTTATGCTTATGCAGAACCTACGACACTTCTAGGGCTTCATCACACGATTGGAAATGTAGCTGAAATGATAGAAGAAGAAGGTATTGCAAAAGGTGGTTCTTGGATTCATGTGCCTCTTCAAAGTACAATTAATGAGCGCATTCGTTATCGTTATCCTACTTCTTGGTTAGGTTTTAGATGTATTTGTGAAGTAAAAGAAATTGAGAATTAA
- a CDS encoding 3-hydroxyacyl-CoA dehydrogenase/enoyl-CoA hydratase family protein, with the protein MTQVAQAPAQQSKSAKKTAERHIRKVAILGSGVMGSRIAAHFANIGCEVVLLDIVPLEAPKDEKQEKSLLWRNSLVNKFLVEATKSKPAPFYSNSFASRIKTGNLTDNLDWIADCDLILEAVIERLDIKQQLFERVEKYRREDAIIASNTSGIPMHMLIEGRSQGFKENFCGMHFFNPPRYMRLLEIIPCKDTKQEIVDFLLQYGDLYLGKETVLCKDTPAFIANRVGVFAIMSGLHAVEKYGLTVGEVDRLTGPIIGRAKSATFRTLDVVGLDTTIKVANGVAQNVPNDERKEMFELPNIVKELDKRKWYGDKTKQGYFKKTKDEKGKTVILELDLNDYEYKPTEKPDIKVYGKAKDEDDLSKRFAIFLNDDSKYGEFFRTTFYDVFAYVSNRIPEIADHTYQVDNAVSAGFGWEMGPFATWDALGVKETIAKMEEAGYKVADWVKNVDSFFKTENGQKLYFDIESKSYKVIPGTEEFIVLDAIRGTNKVWGNDGTTIFDLGNGVLGLEFHTKMNAIGSEIIEGINTAISLAEKEYTSLVIGNDAPNFSAGANLAMLYMYSLEQEFDEVEMMIRQFQNTMMRVKYSAIPVVAATSGLALGGGCELCLHADHVQAHTETYMGLVEVGVGLIPAGGGTKEMIRRTANTFTTGDPRVNRLQDVFLNIATAKVATSAQEALEMGFLRGHDDYTLNRSRLLADAKRKAMEMVASGYTQPVQQQNIDVEGKTALATFTAGAVGMLYGHYATPHDIKIAKKLAYVIAGGDLSGAAQVSEQYLLDLEREAFLSLCGEQKTLDRINSILFKGKPLRN; encoded by the coding sequence ATGACTCAAGTTGCTCAAGCTCCTGCTCAACAAAGCAAAAGCGCAAAAAAAACAGCAGAACGCCACATTCGCAAAGTGGCAATTTTAGGTTCTGGTGTAATGGGTTCTCGTATTGCTGCCCATTTTGCTAATATCGGTTGTGAAGTTGTCTTATTAGACATCGTTCCTTTAGAAGCTCCAAAAGACGAAAAACAAGAAAAGAGTCTTCTTTGGAGAAATAGTTTGGTAAACAAATTTTTAGTAGAAGCTACTAAATCAAAACCAGCTCCTTTTTATAGCAATAGTTTTGCAAGCCGTATCAAAACAGGAAACCTTACTGATAACCTTGATTGGATTGCTGATTGTGACTTGATTTTAGAAGCTGTTATTGAAAGACTTGATATTAAGCAACAACTTTTTGAAAGAGTAGAAAAATACCGTAGAGAAGATGCAATTATTGCATCAAATACATCAGGTATTCCAATGCACATGCTTATTGAAGGAAGAAGCCAAGGTTTTAAAGAAAATTTCTGTGGAATGCACTTTTTCAATCCTCCACGTTATATGCGTCTTTTGGAAATCATTCCTTGTAAAGACACAAAACAAGAAATTGTAGATTTTCTTTTACAATATGGCGACCTTTATTTAGGTAAAGAAACAGTTCTTTGTAAAGATACTCCTGCATTTATTGCTAACCGTGTTGGTGTTTTTGCAATTATGTCAGGACTTCACGCAGTAGAAAAATATGGTCTTACTGTTGGTGAAGTAGATAGACTTACAGGTCCAATCATCGGACGTGCAAAATCAGCAACTTTCCGTACTCTTGATGTAGTTGGATTAGATACAACTATCAAAGTAGCAAATGGTGTAGCTCAAAACGTACCAAATGATGAGCGTAAAGAAATGTTTGAATTGCCAAACATTGTAAAAGAATTGGATAAACGCAAATGGTACGGAGACAAAACCAAACAAGGATATTTCAAGAAAACTAAAGACGAAAAAGGCAAAACTGTTATTCTTGAATTAGACCTAAATGATTACGAATATAAGCCTACTGAAAAGCCAGACATTAAAGTATATGGCAAAGCAAAAGACGAAGATGATTTGAGCAAACGTTTTGCTATCTTCTTAAATGATGATTCTAAATATGGCGAATTTTTCCGTACTACATTCTATGATGTATTCGCTTATGTTTCTAACCGTATTCCTGAAATTGCAGACCACACTTACCAAGTCGATAATGCTGTTTCTGCTGGTTTTGGTTGGGAAATGGGTCCTTTTGCTACTTGGGATGCCCTTGGTGTAAAAGAAACTATTGCTAAAATGGAAGAAGCTGGCTACAAAGTAGCTGACTGGGTTAAAAATGTAGATTCATTCTTCAAAACTGAAAACGGTCAAAAATTGTATTTTGATATCGAATCAAAATCTTATAAAGTAATTCCAGGAACGGAAGAATTTATTGTTTTAGATGCTATTCGTGGAACAAACAAAGTTTGGGGTAACGATGGAACAACAATTTTTGATTTAGGAAATGGCGTTTTAGGTTTAGAATTCCATACTAAAATGAATGCTATTGGTAGCGAAATCATTGAAGGAATCAATACAGCTATTTCTTTGGCAGAAAAAGAATATACAAGTTTAGTAATTGGTAATGATGCGCCAAACTTCTCTGCAGGTGCAAACTTAGCAATGCTTTATATGTATTCATTAGAGCAAGAATTTGACGAAGTAGAAATGATGATTCGTCAGTTCCAAAACACAATGATGCGTGTTAAATATTCGGCTATTCCTGTTGTTGCTGCAACTTCTGGATTAGCTTTAGGTGGTGGTTGCGAACTTTGTTTACACGCTGACCACGTTCAGGCACATACAGAAACCTATATGGGACTTGTAGAAGTAGGTGTTGGTCTTATCCCTGCTGGGGGAGGAACGAAAGAAATGATTCGTCGTACTGCAAATACATTCACAACTGGCGACCCTAGAGTAAACCGTTTACAAGATGTATTCTTAAATATTGCGACTGCAAAAGTGGCTACTTCAGCACAAGAAGCATTAGAAATGGGATTCTTACGTGGGCATGATGATTATACATTAAATCGTTCTCGTTTATTAGCTGATGCAAAACGCAAAGCAATGGAAATGGTAGCTTCTGGATATACTCAACCTGTTCAACAACAAAATATTGATGTAGAAGGAAAAACTGCTTTAGCAACCTTTACAGCTGGTGCAGTTGGTATGCTTTACGGACATTATGCAACTCCTCACGACATCAAAATTGCTAAAAAATTAGCGTATGTGATTGCTGGTGGTGATCTTTCAGGTGCAGCACAAGTTTCTGAACAGTATCTTTTAGACTTAGAAAGAGAAGCATTTTTATCTCTTTGTGGTGAGCAAAAAACATTGGATAGAATCAATAGCATTTTATTCAAAGGCAAACCACTTAGAAACTAA
- a CDS encoding endonuclease/exonuclease/phosphatase family protein, translated as MTDFLLSLLKWFLITPVLFCIVGTVCSFIKYEAWWVRGFDFPRIQMLVLILFSACLVYFFNEYPIVRYVLWASLFIALCFHCWVIFPYSPIASKNVKNAENVTEKTLKVSILVSNVLMYNRETNKLKVLIERENPDIVFMVETDHWWADQMEYLKKKYPYHLLKPIDNTYGLLFYSKKEPTKLNFNYYVQDDVPSIVATFKLDKNSEETFDFYGIHPRPPAPKEAKTSIPRDAELVMVGKEIEKKDNPTIVAGDFNDVAWSHTSRLFRRLGNLLDPRIGRGMYSTFHADYAILRWPLDHVFHSDEFQIIEIKKLEHVGSDHFPIFINLAYIPQEKHTQEEPEVEKDDEEEAKKKLEKAHLDDTSSL; from the coding sequence ATGACTGATTTCTTACTCTCATTATTAAAATGGTTTCTGATTACTCCTGTACTTTTTTGTATAGTTGGAACGGTTTGTAGTTTTATTAAATATGAGGCTTGGTGGGTACGTGGTTTTGACTTTCCTCGTATTCAAATGCTTGTTCTCATCCTCTTTTCAGCTTGCTTAGTATATTTTTTTAATGAATATCCAATTGTTCGTTACGTTTTGTGGGCAAGTCTTTTTATTGCTCTTTGTTTTCATTGCTGGGTAATATTTCCTTATTCTCCAATAGCTTCAAAAAACGTAAAAAATGCAGAAAATGTAACAGAAAAAACACTCAAAGTAAGTATTTTGGTTTCCAATGTATTGATGTATAATAGAGAAACAAACAAACTAAAAGTTCTTATAGAAAGAGAAAATCCAGATATTGTTTTTATGGTAGAAACTGACCATTGGTGGGCAGACCAAATGGAATATTTGAAAAAAAAATATCCTTATCATCTCTTAAAACCTATTGATAATACCTATGGACTTTTATTTTATTCTAAAAAAGAACCTACCAAATTAAATTTTAATTATTATGTTCAAGATGATGTCCCTTCTATTGTGGCGACTTTTAAATTAGATAAAAACAGCGAAGAAACTTTTGATTTTTATGGAATTCATCCACGTCCTCCAGCACCAAAAGAAGCAAAGACATCTATTCCTCGTGATGCAGAACTAGTTATGGTAGGAAAAGAAATTGAGAAAAAAGACAACCCTACCATTGTAGCAGGAGATTTTAATGATGTAGCTTGGTCGCATACCTCACGTCTTTTTAGAAGATTAGGAAATTTACTTGACCCACGAATTGGAAGAGGAATGTATAGCACTTTTCATGCTGATTACGCTATCTTGCGTTGGCCTCTTGACCATGTTTTTCATTCTGATGAGTTTCAAATTATTGAAATAAAAAAACTAGAACATGTTGGTTCTGATCATTTTCCTATTTTTATAAATCTAGCCTACATTCCACAAGAAAAACATACCCAAGAAGAACCAGAAGTAGAAAAAGACGATGAAGAAGAAGCAAAAAAAAAGCTCGAAAAGGCGCATTTAGATGATACAAGTTCTTTATAA
- a CDS encoding acetyl-CoA C-acyltransferase, whose amino-acid sequence MNTAYIVTGFRSAVGKAKKGGFKNYRSDDLAADVIKHLVKSIPNLDPTRIDDVIVGNAIPEGEQGMQMGRLISLLSLPINVPGMVLNRYCGSGLEAIGLASARIQAGTADCIIAGGTESMSALPMMGYKPALNWNIVSEHPEYMLSMGLTAEEIVRDYKITREDQDAFSVNSHKKALKAIAEGKFKSQIVPVEVEENYYEDGQKKTRKFTVDTDEGPRADTSMEGLGGLRPAFASDGTVTAGNSSQTSDGAAFVIVMSEKMIEELGLKPRLKMLAYTSAGVDPRIMGIGPVAAVPKALKQAGLKLEDIDVIELNEAFAAQSLAVIRDLKLDESKVNPNGGAIALGHPLGCTGAKLTIQLMNEMEAQDKKYGMVTACIGGGQGIAGIFERVN is encoded by the coding sequence ATGAATACAGCATATATAGTAACAGGCTTTCGCAGCGCAGTAGGCAAAGCTAAAAAAGGTGGTTTTAAAAACTATCGTTCAGATGATTTGGCAGCTGATGTAATTAAACATCTTGTAAAATCTATTCCTAATCTTGACCCAACACGCATCGATGATGTTATTGTTGGTAATGCAATACCAGAGGGAGAGCAAGGAATGCAAATGGGAAGACTTATTTCTCTTCTTTCTTTACCGATTAATGTGCCAGGAATGGTACTGAACCGTTATTGTGGTTCAGGTTTGGAAGCAATTGGACTCGCTTCTGCACGTATTCAGGCAGGAACAGCAGATTGTATCATTGCAGGTGGAACAGAATCTATGTCTGCTCTTCCAATGATGGGTTACAAACCAGCTCTAAACTGGAATATCGTAAGTGAACACCCAGAATACATGCTTTCTATGGGACTTACAGCAGAGGAAATTGTTCGTGATTACAAAATCACTCGTGAAGACCAAGATGCTTTTTCTGTAAATTCTCACAAAAAAGCATTGAAAGCAATTGCAGAAGGAAAATTCAAAAGTCAAATTGTTCCTGTTGAAGTAGAAGAAAATTATTACGAAGACGGACAGAAAAAAACTCGTAAATTTACAGTTGATACAGATGAAGGACCTCGTGCAGACACTTCTATGGAAGGTTTGGGTGGTCTTCGTCCTGCTTTTGCAAGCGATGGAACGGTTACGGCTGGTAATTCTTCTCAAACTTCAGACGGTGCAGCTTTTGTAATCGTTATGTCTGAGAAAATGATTGAAGAATTAGGTTTGAAACCTCGTTTGAAAATGTTGGCTTATACTTCTGCTGGTGTTGATCCACGTATTATGGGAATTGGTCCTGTAGCTGCTGTGCCAAAAGCATTAAAACAAGCAGGTTTGAAATTGGAAGATATTGATGTAATCGAACTTAATGAAGCATTTGCAGCACAATCTTTAGCTGTAATTCGTGATTTGAAGCTAGATGAGTCTAAAGTAAATCCAAATGGTGGAGCAATTGCATTAGGACACCCACTCGGTTGTACTGGAGCAAAACTTACTATCCAACTTATGAACGAGATGGAAGCACAAGACAAAAAATACGGAATGGTTACTGCTTGTATTGGTGGTGGACAAGGTATTGCAGGTATTTTTGAGCGTGTAAACTAA